The stretch of DNA CGGTCTGGGAGCGCGGCGGCGACCTCAACGACGTGCTGGGCTTCGAGTCGGCGGTGGGCGACCCCTGGACCGACGAGATCCCCGGGCACATCACCGTCGAGGAACTGCTCGAACTGTTCCGCGGCGACGTCACCGACGCCAACGTCGAGCGGGCGATCGAACTCAACCTGCTGGAGGCGGACGGCGACCGGTTCCGGGTGCCCAGCCCCCGGCTGCTGCACGCCGGCGCCGAGCTGGTCGCCGCCGGCATGTCGGTGAGCAGCGTGCTGGACATCGCCGAGCGGCTGGAGGGCCACGTCGACGCCGCCGCCGGCGAGCTGGTCCGGGAGATCGCCGACCACATCCTCTCCGAGCACGCGCCGGACGGGATCCTGCAGGGCAGCGACATAGGAGAGGCCGCCGACCTGGTGCGCCGGCTGCGCCCGCTGGCGCAGAGCGCGGTGGACGCGATGCTCGCCCGCGCCATGGCCCGGCACATGCACCACGTCCTCGGCGACCACTTCTCCGGCATGCTGGAGCACATCGCCGCACAGCACGCGGAGGAGGCCGAGCGGAAGACCGCCGAGACCGCCTGAGCGGCCGCAGGCGGGGCCGATCCCGCTTCCGCCACCGCGACGGGGTGCCCCGCGGGCGTCGTCAGGGATAGGCGCGGGCCGGGGACGCGCACCGTCAGAGCGGTGCGAGGTCGACCCCGCACAACTCGGCGAGCAGGGCGGACACCTTCTCGGGGGCCTCGACCGGGAGCATGTGGCCGGCCCGGTCGACGGTGTGCGGCCGGGCGCCGGGCAGGGCGCGGCACAGGTCCTGGGCGTGGCTCGGGGCGATCATCCGGTCGTACCCGCCGGTCAGCACGGTGACCGGGACGCGGTGCAGCGCCTTCAGCCGGTCCCGGACGTCGTGCCGGACCAGCGCGGCGTGGTACTCGCCGAGCACGTCGGCGGGCACGGCGTGCATCTGCTGGGCGCAGGCGGCCACGTCCGCGATCCGGGCGTCCGGGCCGAAGAAGCCGCGCCGGACCGCCGCCCGCCAGAGCCCCGAGTGCGGGGCGGCGATCCGGCGCACCGCCTCGATCGGGCCCGGAACCGTCCGCAGCGTCCACATCACCGCCCCGACCGCCGCCCCGCCGGCCCGCTCCGGAAGCGGGAACCCCGGTCCCGTGGTGTCCAGGCCGCCGGCGGTCGCGGCCGCCAGCAGCACCCCGGCCACCCGGTCGCCGAACAGCTCCGGCCGGGCCGCGGCCAGCGCGGTGATCGCCATTCCGCCCAGCGAGTGCCCGCCCAGCACCACCGGGCCCCGCGCCGCGGTCTCCGCGGCGACCAGGGCGAGGTCCTCGGCGAGCAGGTCCATGGTGATCGGCGCGGTCCCCCGCCCCGATCCGCCGTGCCCGCGGTGGTCCCAGCGGACCACCCGGAGGGCGCCGCCGCTCCCCGCGGCCAGCCGCGACGCCTGCGCGGCCCAGGTGTCGGAGGTGAACCCCCAGCCGTGCGCCAGCAGCACGGTGCACCGGGGCCGGTCGGAGCCCCGGACGTGCACGCGCAGTTCGGCCCCGTCGGGGGTGCGGAGGGTCTCGGTGCGGTCGGCGGCATGGCGCAGGTGGGTCATGGGGCCTCGCAGCAAGGGGGGTCGGGGGTGGGGGAGGGGGCGGCGGACCGGCCGGCGGGGCGGCGTGCGCCGCCCCGCTCTGGTTCTCCCCTGTTCTTGCCGGTTTCTCCCGCTATTTCCCGGTGCTTTCCGCGGTCCGGGCGGCGCCGGCCGCGACCGCGGCCGGGTCGGGGGCGGGGTCGGCGGGGGCGATCGGCAGGCTCCGGGTGAAGCGCAGCTCGCCGAAGGCGCCGGGGGGCACCGCGGGGGTGCGCGGGTGCACCGGGGCCACCGAACGGTACGGGGCGCCCTGCTCGGGGCGGGGGTCCGGCTCGCCGCTGTTCGGCCAGAAGGACATCGCGCGCTCGGCCTGGGCGGTGATGGTCAGCGACGGGTTCACCCCGAGGTTGGCGGAGACCGCCGACCCGTCCACCACGTGGATCCCGGGGTGCCCGTAGAGCCGGTGGTAGGGGTCGATCACCCCCTCCTCCGGGCTCGCGCCGATCGGGCAGCCGCCGAGGAAGTGCGCGGTCAGCGGGATGTCGAAGATCTCGCCGACGGTCCCGCCGGGGAAGCCGTCGATCTTCTCGGCCAGCCGGCGCAGCACCTCCTGGCCCTGCGGTATCCAGGTCGGGTTGGGCTCGCCGTGGCCCTGCCGGGAGGTGAGCACCCGGCGGCCCAGCGCCCCGCGCCGGGTGTAGGTGGTCAGCGAGTTGTCCAGGGACTGCATGACCAGCCCGATGATCGCCCGCTCGGAGAACCGGCGCACCGACAGGCTGCGCACGAAGACGTAGGGGTGGCGGGCGGCCTCGCCGATGAAGCGCAGCCAGCGGGGCACCCGGCCGCCGCCCGGCACCTGGATGGTGGCCAGCATCCCCATCGCGTTGGAGCCCTTGCCGTAGCGGACCGGCTCGACGTGGGTGTGCCCGTCGGGGTGGATGGAGGAGGTGATCGCCACGCCGCGGGAGAAGTCCTCCGGCGGGTCGATGTGCCGGGTCATCGCGCCGCCCAGGGACTCGGAGTTGGTCCGGGTGAGCGCGCCGAGCCGGGCCGACAGCCGGGGGAGCAGGCCGGTGTCGCGCATCCGGTGCAGCAGGTTCTGGGTGCCCCAGGTCCCGGCGGCGACCACCACCTGGCGGGCGGTGAAGGTGCGGGCGTTGCGCCGGATCCGCCGGGCGCCGGTGACCAGGGTGTCCACCGCGTAGCCGCCGCCCGCGGAGGCGGGCCGCTCCCGGAGCCGCTCCACCGTGGTCATCGGGTGGATCTCGGCGCCGTTCCGCTCGGCGAGGTAGAGGTAGTTCTCGGTGAGCATGTTCTTGGCGCCGTGCCGGCAGCCGGTCATGCACTCGCCGCACTCGATGCAGGCCCGCCGCTCGGGCCCGGCGCCGCCGAAGTAGGGGTCCCCGCCGGAGCGGCCGGGCTCGGCCGGGCACGACCCGTCCGCGTCGCGTCCGTCGCCGAAGTAGACGCCGACCGGGGCGAGGTGGAAGGTGCCGCCCACCCCCATGTCCTCTGCGACCGCCTTGAGGTGCACGTCGGAGGGGGTCATCGTGGGGTTGGTGCGCACCCCCAGCATCCGCTTGGCCTGGTCGTAGTAGGGGCCGAGTTCGCGGCGCCAGTCGGTGATGCCGCGCCACTGCGGGTCGTCGTAGAAGTCGTCCAGCGGCTCGTAGAGGGTGTTGGCGTAGTTCAGCGAGCCGCCGCCGACGCCCGCCCCGGCCAGGATCATCACGTCGCGCAGCAGGTGGATGCGCTGGATGCCGTAGAGGCCCAGGTGCGGGGCCCAGATGAAGTTCTTCAGGTCCCAGGAGTTCTCCGGCAGCGTCTCGGGGGTGTAGCGCCGGCCGGCCTCCAGGACGCCGACCCGGTACCCCTTCTCGGTGAGCCGCAGTGCGCTGACCGAGCCGCCGAAGCCCGAGCCGATGACGACGACGTCGTAGTCGAAGGCGTGCTCTTCGGCGGGCGGGGCGGGGGCGGCGGGGGGCGCGGATTCAGAAGCCACAGGGGGACACCTTTTTCTGCGTCCGGGGAGGTCACCTCGGCGTAACGGCTCTGTTGCGCGGGGGAGGTGAATCAACCACTTGGAAACGTGACATTAACTATTGTAATGTTCCTCACTACCCCCGAGTAGGCGTGATCCATGTAACACGCGAGGCGATGTCCGGCGCAAGGTCCCCCAATCCCCTGCCACGCTGCTCGACAGCGGCGAGAGACTCAGGAGCAACCCCCATGCCTGACCAGCCGATCGAAGAGCCCCCGATCGACGAGGCCCCCGACGGCGGGACCCGGTGGCGCAAGTTCGGGCTCGCCCTCCTCCCCGGCCTCGGGGCGGCGGCGATCCTCGGCCTGATGACCACCCAGGGCCTGCTGGCCGCCTCCTTCGCGGTCTCCGGAGACAGCTTCAAGTTGTCGGCGTCCTCCCTGGAGGGCGAGGGCTTCACCCAGTACGGCGACGTCGCCACCTCGGTGGACGACAGCTCCCGGCCGGTCGGGCTGTCCACGGTGGACAGCGCCGAGCTCGCCGACATGTGCATGTCGGTGCTGATGCCGCTGCCGATCGGGGAGGCGACGCTGCTGATCAACGCCGGCGGCGAGCGGCCGGTGGAGGGCAGCAACCTCACCCTGGACATCGAGCAGCTGCAGGGCAACGCGGAGTTCTCCCAGATCGAGATCGGCCGCGACGCCAGCACCCTGGACAAGGCCGAGGGCGGCGCCGGCCCGGCCGGCGGCTTCGGGCTGCAGGCCGACACCATCAGCGTGCAGGACCCGGAGATCACCTCCTGGGCGGTGAACGCGGGCACCCTCAAGCTCAGCGGGCTCACCCTGGCGCTCAAGCCCGGTGACCACGAGTGCTTCTGACCCATGGCCGATGACAGCACCGCGCGCCGCGGCCCGCTGCGCGCCTTCCGCGACTGGCGGCGGAGCCGCCCCTTCTGGGGCGGCCTGCTGCTCATCGCCGCCGCGGTGGAGATGCTGGTCGCCCCGGCGGCCCAGAGCCTGATCCTCCCGCTGAACCTGGTGATCTACGCGGGCATCGCCGGCATCTCCGTCTACCTGGTCAGCCTGCTGCTGATCGCGCTGGGCCTGCTGGTCTGGGTGCAGCCGCAGCAGCGGATGTTCTACGGCGTGGTGGGCACCCTGCTCTCGATCGCCTCGTTCGTCACGGCCAACTTCGGCGGCTTCGTGATCGGGATGCTGCTCGGCATCGTCGGCGGCGCGCTGGTCTTCTCCTGGGAGCCGGCCCGGAAGCGGAGCGGCCGCCGGCGGGGGCGCCGCTCCCGCAAGGCGGCCGGCAAGGAGCCCGAGGAGGAGGCGCCCGCCGCGGACGGCGGCGGGGCCGAGGGCGGCGGCCGGCTGCACGCACTGGCGGCGCCGCTCGCGCTGCTGCTCGTGCTGCCCGCGGCCGCGCCGGCCGACCTCCGCTGGCCCTGGGACGACTGGTTCGGCGGCGGCGACGAGGAGGAGTCGGCGCCGGCCGACCCCGGCGCCTCGCCGAGCCCGTCGCCCTCGCCGTCCCCGTCCGCCTCGGAACGGCCGCCC from Nocardiopsis composta encodes:
- a CDS encoding alpha/beta fold hydrolase — encoded protein: MTHLRHAADRTETLRTPDGAELRVHVRGSDRPRCTVLLAHGWGFTSDTWAAQASRLAAGSGGALRVVRWDHRGHGGSGRGTAPITMDLLAEDLALVAAETAARGPVVLGGHSLGGMAITALAAARPELFGDRVAGVLLAAATAGGLDTTGPGFPLPERAGGAAVGAVMWTLRTVPGPIEAVRRIAAPHSGLWRAAVRRGFFGPDARIADVAACAQQMHAVPADVLGEYHAALVRHDVRDRLKALHRVPVTVLTGGYDRMIAPSHAQDLCRALPGARPHTVDRAGHMLPVEAPEKVSALLAELCGVDLAPL
- a CDS encoding DUF6230 family protein, translated to MPDQPIEEPPIDEAPDGGTRWRKFGLALLPGLGAAAILGLMTTQGLLAASFAVSGDSFKLSASSLEGEGFTQYGDVATSVDDSSRPVGLSTVDSAELADMCMSVLMPLPIGEATLLINAGGERPVEGSNLTLDIEQLQGNAEFSQIEIGRDASTLDKAEGGAGPAGGFGLQADTISVQDPEITSWAVNAGTLKLSGLTLALKPGDHECF
- a CDS encoding DUF6114 domain-containing protein; translated protein: MADDSTARRGPLRAFRDWRRSRPFWGGLLLIAAAVEMLVAPAAQSLILPLNLVIYAGIAGISVYLVSLLLIALGLLVWVQPQQRMFYGVVGTLLSIASFVTANFGGFVIGMLLGIVGGALVFSWEPARKRSGRRRGRRSRKAAGKEPEEEAPAADGGGAEGGGRLHALAAPLALLLVLPAAAPADLRWPWDDWFGGGDEEESAPADPGASPSPSPSPSPSASERPPGEPEEEQGEDPEEGGGEPGEAPADGADPAECELRTGEESVAEGEEEFLAAVRACQAAREAGESPEVPVVQGEDGPFTASDAESGLTAEWLTMRGARFGGVVEYPASGGPERYLRIVMTEGDVTDGELWWRHGESRASLELPSMNLSGTDGGDIVMHVQSLTITILGISITFTPDFPPPLLPSHIPVPDVDVSRPVADADHLAVDGLDLRADG
- a CDS encoding MerR family transcriptional regulator, producing MAEYRIDELARLADTTVRNVRVYQDRGLLSPPRREGRVGIYTEAHLARLRLIAQLLSRGYTFANIRELVTVWERGGDLNDVLGFESAVGDPWTDEIPGHITVEELLELFRGDVTDANVERAIELNLLEADGDRFRVPSPRLLHAGAELVAAGMSVSSVLDIAERLEGHVDAAAGELVREIADHILSEHAPDGILQGSDIGEAADLVRRLRPLAQSAVDAMLARAMARHMHHVLGDHFSGMLEHIAAQHAEEAERKTAETA
- a CDS encoding FAD-dependent oxidoreductase, which translates into the protein MASESAPPAAPAPPAEEHAFDYDVVVIGSGFGGSVSALRLTEKGYRVGVLEAGRRYTPETLPENSWDLKNFIWAPHLGLYGIQRIHLLRDVMILAGAGVGGGSLNYANTLYEPLDDFYDDPQWRGITDWRRELGPYYDQAKRMLGVRTNPTMTPSDVHLKAVAEDMGVGGTFHLAPVGVYFGDGRDADGSCPAEPGRSGGDPYFGGAGPERRACIECGECMTGCRHGAKNMLTENYLYLAERNGAEIHPMTTVERLRERPASAGGGYAVDTLVTGARRIRRNARTFTARQVVVAAGTWGTQNLLHRMRDTGLLPRLSARLGALTRTNSESLGGAMTRHIDPPEDFSRGVAITSSIHPDGHTHVEPVRYGKGSNAMGMLATIQVPGGGRVPRWLRFIGEAARHPYVFVRSLSVRRFSERAIIGLVMQSLDNSLTTYTRRGALGRRVLTSRQGHGEPNPTWIPQGQEVLRRLAEKIDGFPGGTVGEIFDIPLTAHFLGGCPIGASPEEGVIDPYHRLYGHPGIHVVDGSAVSANLGVNPSLTITAQAERAMSFWPNSGEPDPRPEQGAPYRSVAPVHPRTPAVPPGAFGELRFTRSLPIAPADPAPDPAAVAAGAARTAESTGK